TCACCAGGACACCCTCTACTCGTAACAATCGCTAATGGTGTCATATATTCACTTAGTTTTAAGCTTAACAAATCAGGAAATGGAAGTGAATCAAGATTATTTATGAATTCTCGATTCTCATTTACTATAATTTTATTGTCTTTATCTCTGTAAGCAATGCCAGGTACATTCTTGGGTTCCAGATTGACCTTTAAATATTCTAATAATTCTATAATTGTAGCTTCGCCTTCGTGTAAAACCACATAATCAAAACCATTATCCAATGCTTCTTTGGGACGGAAAGTAACATGCACACCGCCTGCAATGATAATAATATCCATTATCTTCTTTATATATTTAACAATTTTATAAGTAACAAGAATTGATTCGGTATATGTTGCGCTTATTCCAATTATGTCTGGTTTAAATTCATTAAGAACTCTTAGCAATTCTTTTGGAGTACAACATTCAACCAACATATCAACAATTTTTACTTGGTAACCATGAAATTTCAGCATTGATGATAAAGAAGCGACCCCTAAAGGAGCTGTCCCGATTTTGTTTTTTAGGTCTTTCTTCCAGCTTTTGTCTGTTGAGGGGACAATTAATAATACATTTTTTATTTTCATATTTTCACTTCCGATCTTTTAAACTATTTGCAGTAGAGATCAATGTCATATTCATCCACTTTAATATTCTTTTCCTACAACTGTCACAGTTCGGGTCACATTTATTCAGATCCCCTTTTATGTAATACGCCATCGCCCTACATCCGCCACCGCATATCATCCTTAATGAGCAACCGTTACATTTCTCAATTTTATCCACTGTGAGTTGGTTAAACTTCTCCCTTGTTCGGACAATTATATCCCCAAAATTTTCGTTAAAAATATTACCTTGTATAAACTCATCGAATATTAATGCACTACAAGGATAAACATTTCCATCGCTATCAAGCGCTAATTCATTAATCCCAAGCCCACAATTTGGGCTATGGGTATTTTGACTTGCAATATGAGCATAATCCCCGGCAACAGCACAAGTAAAATCGATCCCTAAATCTTTCTTATTAAAACCAGCCTTGTAAAGAATAGAAAATTCGTCGTACATTTTATCGACCGATGACCAAAATGATTCCTCGTTGAAATTTAAATAATCATCGACTTGCATACGGCCATCGGGCTTTAAATGATTTACGTAAAGCCCCATACTTCCTGTGTTAGCAGCATAACGCAGCATCATTGGTAAATCCTGCACAGTTGATGGGTATTTCATACCTTCTGTATATGGGGTACACGCATAATAAAAATTTTTATAACCGTTCCTTTTAAGTTGATTTACAAATGAACTTATTTTTGCAAGAGAGCCTTTCCCTCTTGTTACTGAATTTTTTTCTTCATCAAAAGAATCAAGCGAAATTTGGATTGAATCAAAAAATGAGCACATTTTATCGATTACGGTATCTTTCAGCATAGTTGTTCCATTTGTGACTAATGAGAACTTTGCCTTGGACTTAAAAACAGATAGTTGATCTAACATTTCCTCAAAATCTGTCCTAATCGTAGGTTCACCACCAGTAAGGACAATTTCTCCAAAGCCCTGCTCAATAGCCACAGAAATCGCATTATATAAATCAGCAACCGATAGCAAATTTTTTCGCTTACTTATATGATTAGCATCTTTAAAACAATATGGACAGTTTAAATTACATGAATTTGTTATATGGATAGTTAATTGACGATTAAATCCATTGTTTTCGCCTTTCTTATTATAGGCTGTATTATACTTTGAAATTTCGCGTTTGATATTATCTAAACATAAAGCAACATCTTGTTGAATGATGTCTTTTGGGATGCCATAATGTGAAGATAACAACCGGACGATTTCTTTTTCATTTTTGCCTTCAACATATAATTTAAAAATATTGAGTGCAGTTGAATTCAGTATCATCCAAAAGCCCGTATCAGGATTTATAACTGCAGTATTCAATTCATCGGTCTTTACGAAATCATAATTGTTACTCATCATTTTTCATCTCCAATTGGTACAGATATTATTCTTTTTGTACTCTCGCATGGGGACCATACACATATTTGATTTTTTTGATCTGTATTAACTAAATACCCAACTTTCCCATCAATTTCCGGTGTAGCTTTTAATATCCCAGCGAAGGCAACGCCATTAACAAGCTCAATAATTACTCTTTTTCCTAATAACTCATTGTTGTTCATATATCCCATTCATCCCCTGCATAATTTAAAATTCCTAATTTCAGGCAATAATCTATAAAGCCCTTAACATATTCAGCGGGAATATTTAAATCATCCGCTTTTTCAATAATTTCTTGCGAGGTGAGACCTCCATCAAGTAATTGCCATATAGTGGATTGTGTTTTATTTAAGATGAGATGCAAACTATTGTTTTCAATAAAAACAAGTCCATCTTTTGTTTTCCAAAACTCGGTGGCTCTTATTAATCTTCTATTCCCCATAACCATCACAACTTTTCAAAATAAATAGGGAAGAGAACTATTTACATTTAAATCCTAGTTATGTGGCAACTGTTGCTACAACAACTGCCGGTGGGCAATAAACTGCAACAGCAACAAGTACCCCACCGCCAACAATGACAATAGTAGCAAATCCTGTAGAACAATTCTGCCCAACAACACATTTATTTGTGTCATTGGAAATATCAGGTGAAGGGCCGGCAACTACAGGAGAAATGTATACTTCACTGCTCATTTTTATCACTCCTTAATTTCGTGCCTTGAAACTAAATTTATGTAAAAGTTCTCTTCCCTTTTACATTAAAAATACGATTTAAATGTAATATTACCAACTATCTATCAGTTCTATGTTTCCTGAATAAAATTTTATTCCTTTAGCATCGGTTAAATTTAAAATGCGGAAGTTTAAATATTATTCACCATCTTATTCTATATTTTAACACAACTTTCCCTCATTGTCCATATTATTTTAGCCAAATGTTTGTATTTTCGACACTTTGGGGTGTAACAGCCTTATAGGGATATTACTCATTCAATTCCGAAACTTAATTAAATTTGTCTTTTAAGATTTCTTTAAGTAAGAGGTTATGTAGTTAGATTTTCTTTGAACTTTACTCAAATCCTCTATTCAAAATCAATCACAGGATTTTTCCCATGAAAGTCATCTTAAAAACTCATAAAGCATGGCCGAAAACATCCGCGAGGGCAAATTCACCATCCGATTATAAAAAGGTTCCCCCTTTCCGGTCCCGACCGGAAAGGGGGAATATCTATAAGCATAGGAGAAAGAGAAATGAAAAAGTATGTTTATATTATAGTGCCAAATTATTAAAATTTTATTAACCAGCCGTTAACCATCGGAAAATGTTTGCTTTATTATTATATTTAGTATAATTGGCTGCATTTCAAACATATTAATTAAATCTAATCAGAAACTAATTTTGGTTATCCGTAATAACAACTTATTCATCAGAAAATATATAAAGCTTTGACACTGGTCTGCTAAAAAGATATGATTTTCTGCCTAGTGAGTACTTTATGCATATTCATTATAACCTTGTTTTACAGCCGCCTTATCTTCCGGGTCATCCAAAGCATGATGAATTACAAGACTTACTCCATCACCGCCGGCTAATAAAATATTTAATGAAAATAAATAATGCCCGGTAAATCCATAATTGTAATTACCAAACCATTCACTGGTCTTAACGGATGTAGTCCATCTTTGTACTGCATTCCATTTTTTGTTCCAAGGTTTATAGCCTGATACGGATTTATAATCCCAAGCTCCACCTTCCCTAACTTTAGAAACCCACCAACCAACTGTAGTTGAATAAGCAGTAGGTGGAAACATAAATGCTGATAAACTATTATAAAGAGCAGCTAGTGTTTCGTGATTTTGACAAGCAGTATCAAAGGCATACAGGGTAGGTAATGTAGATGAACTAGAAGTAAGAGTAAGCATAGCAGAAGTGAGCGGATTAGCACTTAATGATGATGTAAAAGAATAATTAATGTGCTGTTGTGGATCAAATTTGTTATCGCTTAAAATACCATTTTGCTGCAATTCTTTATCTCTGTTATAAATAGTTTTTGTAATTTCATCCCTTGGCAAAGCTTTAAATTCAAAATTTTTGTTTACCGACACTATACCCAATTTAATAATATCATTTATTTCATTCACACTTTGAAGATATTTTTGAAATGTATTTTTATCTTTAGCTATTATGTATGCTTTTTTGTTAATCGATACGGTTCCGTCAGAATTTAAGTTTATTAATCTCTGTCTTAAAACAATTTTGTGAAATTCTTTAAGTTGATATATATCCTCTTTGGTATATTCACTAATGTAAGTTTGAGTTACCTGCGGTCTGAAATATGTGATGGCGGTACTTTTGCTGATGCAATTGTACACAATAATACTGAACTTATCACAACTCCGGAAATAAATTTAGCTATCCTACTCATTTACAATCCCTCCAAACTTTGATATTATATATTTTATTATATATTTCCTAAAAAATCAAATTTCGGGGATGGTGCTTTATATGAAATACTTTGCAAGGTTGAATCTCATGGCGCTTTTATATGGCTTTGCCCTATTTGCGCAGACCGAGCTGATGGTAAATGCATATCGTTTGGAGAGAATAACACATTGGTTTAGTTTCGCTATAAACGGGATAGCGGTTTTAATCTTATTTGTCCTCTTTACGATCGCACTATGCGTTTTAACAAAGAAGTATCTGGACAAAAGAAAGATGAGATACATACTGTTGATCCTTTGGCTGCCTTATTATGTAATCTTAACATTTTTATTCTCTTGCCTATTCCCTATGACCAATCGGGCAGATGAGCCTTCTCCTGTATTAGGCCTTATATTGATTGGCATATGGATTGCCTACCCTCTCTATATTGCGGTTATCAATTTGATATTTCCGCGGAAGTCGATACCGCAGTAAATATAAAGTTATACTGGCTCCGGCTTTGTATCAAAAAACCCAGTGATTTAACATCACTGGGTTTTTTGTTTATTCTTTATATACTGGCGGTATTTCGAGGAACTTTATATCCGGATTGTTATTTTCGATTCGGTTCATTATCCACTGGTTTGCAAACAAAACAACCTGCCGCTGATACTGGTCGGTGACGAGCATAGCATCGCCTGTAAATCCAAGCTGGTCGGGCGTCAGATTTCCCGGCTCGGTCCATCTGGCATAGGTAAAGGGAAGCCTTTCTATTATAATATTGACGCCGTACTCATTCTTAAGGCGGTACTCAAGCACCTCGAGCTGCAGGACACCGACAACGCCGACTATCAGTGTTTCATATGCGGCGTCAGGCCGTTTGAAAAGCTGTATGGCTCCCTCCTGCGAGATTTGCTCCATGCCTTTCAAAAACTGTTTGCGCTTCATTGCATCCTTAATGGATACATTCGCAAAATGCTCGGCCGGGAACATTGGTATTCCTTCAAAATTGAAGTTGAGCTTTGGTGAACAGAGCGTGTCGCCGATTTTGAAAATGCCCGGGTCGAATAGCCCGATTATATCTCCCGCATATGCCTCTTCAACCGCGTTTCTGTCCTGCGCCAGAAACTGCTGGGGCTGTGAAAGCTTGATTGTCTTGCCTGTCCGCATCTGTTTTACCATCATATCTTTCTCAAATTTGCCGGAACAGATGCGCATAAACGCGATACGGTCGCGGTGGGCAGGGTTCATGTTCGCCTGTATTTTGAAAATAAAACCTGAGAACTCGTCGCTGTCCGGCGCTATTTCGCCGATATCTGATTTATGGGCGCTCGGCGGCGGAGCCAATCTTAAGAAATCCTCAAGGAAGGGCTGTACCCCGAAATTGGTCATGGCACTGCCGAAATAAAGCGGGGTCAGCTCACCGCGTTTTACCTTTTCAAGATCGAACGGGTCACCCGCCATGTCGAGCAGCTCAATATCCTCGCAGAGCTTGTCATAGAGCTTGTCTCCGATAACTTCTCGGAAATGCTCGTCGCCCACACTGCCGACCTCGGAAGCGACTATGTTCTGGCCATGCCCGGAGTTTTCAAAAAGCTCAATTTGGGCCTTGCTCCGGTTATAAACGCCCTTAAAATCTACGCCGTTGCCTATCGGCCAGTTCATCGGGCATGACCTTATGCCGAGGGTATTCTCTATTTCCTCCATCAGTTCAAACGGGTCTTTGCAGAAACGGTCCATTTTGTTGATGAAGGTAAAAATCGGTATACCCCTCATGCGGCAGACATGGAAGAGCTTGATTGTCTGCGCCTCGACGCCTTTTGCGCCGTCGATAAGCATGACGGCGCTGTCCGCCGCCACGAGCGTGCGGTATGTGTCCTCACTGAAGTCCTGATGTCCAGGGGTATCCAAGATATTTATGTGAAAACCTTCATATTCAAACTGCATAACGCTCGACGTGACGGAAATACCTCTTTGCTTCTCAATTTCCATCCAGTCAGAAACCGCGTGTTTCTGAGCCTTGCGCCCTTTGACCGCGCCCGCGAGCCTTATCGCTCCCCCGTAAAGCAGGAGCTTTTCGGTAAGCGTTGTTTTTCCCGCGTCAGGGTGAGATATGATGGCAAAAGTCCTTCTGCGATTAATTTCGTTTAGTAACGTGTTATCACTTGACACTAACATCAACCTTTATATGATTTAATGATTTTTTCACCGTTTTATAATTATAGCGTTTTTCAGCAGAAATCTCCACTATTATTTTCTGATATGCAGAAATCGCAGCACAAATCCTGTATCATTGCCGTAATCCCTGCATTATTTTGCGCAATCCCATGATTTCTTATTTTGCAGGTTTCCCGAAAAGCAAGAAAATTGATACACTTTTGTAACTATTTTATTAATTTACTTGATAGGCAGCTTAATTTATGATAAAATTTTAGTTAAAACACTAAAGAATTTTCTTTATTTTAATAATTTCATTAATATAAAGGATATTTATAAAATTAGATACCGGAGGGCCAGGCAGGCAGCCTGAAATAGAATGAAGAGCAAATTAGTAGTTACTATGGCTTTTTCAATGCTATTTACATATATAACAGCAAGCAGCGGTGCAGCCTTGATTTCAAAGGCTGCTGACCCCGCATCAGACCCGTCCGCCCCGCAGATAACCGCCGAAGCCGCAATTGTCGCCGACGCGGATACGGGTTATATTTACTACAACAAAAATATGCACCAAAAAATGTATCCTGCCAGTATAACAAAGATACTGACAGGGCTGGTCGCGGTTGAAAACGGGCACGACAGCGACATTATAACGATTAACGGGAACATAGGCGAGGGAATGCCCAGCGACGCGGCACGCATCTACCTCGAGGACGGCGAAGTGATAACGCAGGAAGAAGCGCTTTATACCATGTTCCTCGCCTCGGCAAATGACTCTGCGAATGCGCTTGCCCTGCACATCGGGGGCACAATAGAGAAATTCGTAAATATGATGAATGAGCGCGCAAAGGAACTCGGCGCGGTTGACAGTCATTTCTCTAACCCCAGCGGGCTTCCCGACAAAAACAACGTGACAAGTGCATATGACATGGCCATTATCACAAAAAAGGCCCTTCAAGAGCCAGCCCTTATGAAATATTTCGGCGCAAAAAGCTATACTATGCCGGCTACAAATAAGCGTGAGCCTATCGCGTTTTCAACATTGCACAAAATGATGAAAAACACGATTTACAAATATGAAGGGACAATCGCGGGAAAAACCGGCTGGGAAACCATGTCCGGCCACACGCTGGTAACGGCAGCAAAACGAAACGGGCGAACGCTTATCTGCGTTGTTTTAAAAAGCAGCAACGGCAATACGGTCTATAAAGACACACGGGCACTTCTTGATTACGCGTTTGCAAAAGAAATCGACACTTCTTCAGCCCAATATCTGGCCTCACCTCTAAAAAAAGTGCAGGCGGAAACCACATCGAATCCAATTAAAAATGTTCCACCTCCGTCGTCCGTCAAGCTGAATGCTGGCCAAAAGGATAAGGATATGGCTGGACCGGCAATTGTTCTTATATGCTCCGTTTGCCTTTTTATTCTGCTTATCTCCTTTGGGCGAAAAACAATTGCCATCAGAAAGAGATAAGAATAAATATTTAGCCAAAAAAAGCGGCCGATTAATTCGGCCGTAATTTTTTTTAAATTTTTTTGAAAAAAGTATTGACAAGGACGAAAAGATGGTATATATTATAACCATACCAAAATAGTATATTTCCTCAAAGACATTTTCCAATTGGCCGATGATTGATGGCTTTAATTTGCGGCTGTAATCTGCGAGGTTTTAAAGCCAGAATTCGTTCGGCAACCCTTAAAGGATGATTTGATAATGAGAATAACTCAAGAAGGAGATTATGCTCTCAGAGTTGTCCTTTATCTTTACAGATATGGAATGGGCAAACGAATTGAGGCCAAAGCAATATCCAGCCATGAAAATGTGCCTCAGAGGTTTCTTTTAAAACTGCTGAGGAAACTTGCAGCCGCGGGCATAATCGAGTCTTATAAAGGATACGGTGGTGGTTACGCTATTACAAGGCCACCTGAAACAGTAAGTATCCTGGATGTATTGGAGGCCATTGAAGGCCCAGTGATAATCAACAAGTGCCTTGGGGACGAATCCGCATGCAATGCTGGAAGGGCAAAAACTTGTCAAATGCACAAGGCGCTTGAATCTGTTCAAAATAAGCTGATTAAAGAGTTGTCAGCAATAAATTTTAAAAAATTGCTAAATCAAAATTTTAAGTAGTCAAAAATTTGAATATATTAAAATAATTAAAGTTTGGAGGTAATAGGTATGAAAAAATGGGTATGTCCAGTATGTGGTTATGTTTATGAAGGCGAGAATCCGCCGGAGAAGTGCCCTCAGTGCGGAGCACCTGGTGAGAAATTCACCGAAAAGAAAGAGGATGCGATGGAGTGGGCCGATGAACACAAAATCGGTGTCGCAAAGGGCATTGATCCTCAGGTTATCGAAGGCTTAAAGGCTAACTTCACTGGTGAATGCTCTGAAGTAGGTATGTACCTCGCAATGTCCCGTCAGGCTGACAGAGAGGGATATCCTGAAGTTGCTGAGGCTTATAAGAGAATCGCCTTTGAAGAGGCTGAACATGCGGCAAAGTTTGCTGAGCTCTTGGGCGAAGTAGTACTGCCGGATACAAAGAAGAACCTCGAAATGAGAGTCGAAGCTGAATACGGTGCCTGCAAAGGCAAAAAGGACCTTGCAACTCTTGCCAAGAAGCTCGGCTATGACGCCATCCATGACACCGTACATGAGATGTGCAAAGACGAGGCAAGGCATGGCAAAGCGTTCAAGGGCCTCCTCGACAGATATTTTAAGTAATAAAACCTATAGCAGCAATTATACTGCAAGTTTAACAGTTTTCGGTTTATACCGAAAGCTGTTTTTATTTTCATTCTTTGCGCTTATTTTATATGCTTGCCAATAGTAATAAAACAAACTGCCTGCCCCATCAGATACCGGCACTTAGGTGCTTACATATTGGGTCAGCGCATAAGTAGTTGGTATACTCCTCCCGTCAAAGCTGCCGGAGATAAGGTATACTTCGCTGTGAATGGCTCTCTTGTCTATTATGACAGTGACAGTTGAGCTGTCTTTTTCCAGCGGAATGAACATATAGCTTTGCATTCCATTTGAAAGAGTGGTAACAACCATCAGCTTTGCGTTTTTAAGCCGGTAAGACAATAACTCGCGGTTGACCGTGACATTGAATGCCTTTGCTGTCCCGGTTGACGTATATTTAGCGTCCGCTTTGACAGTGTAGTTTATCGACGGCGATTTTAGTTTGACGGCGAAAATATATGAGCCTGATTTGAATGCCGTAAAAGACACCGTTTTGTTGTCAAGGTCAAACACCGCTCCCACGTTTTGAAGTTTACCTGCAGCGGCATCGTAATAATAAACGACCGGTGTCCCCTGCTCCAAATACTTTTTTTCTTTGCTGCTGAATGAAATGACCGCTCCTGCGTTTATCTGGCTGCCGACTACAGCGGTTCCGCCCTCAATTGTTATATCTGTTCCGCATATTGCCGAGCAATCATCATCTGTGAGTTCCGACGCCGCATTCAGAATATCTTGCTGTGTTTCTCGGCTTACAACGAGCAAATTTCCTGTTCCCTTATAGCTTTTCAGTGTTTTGGCCGATATTATGACTGAATCCTTGCCCAGTAAAAATTCAAAATTATCGCTGTCGTCAACGAGTTCCAAATAGTCTGGCACCTGGGCTATGTACCTGTCCCCGCCGCTCTTTGAGTTCACCGTCACCTTTGTCTTATACCCGCGAAAGATGTTAAGCGTATATGTTTTCGTGGAACCGTCAACAGATGTCACTGTTATGGTTATAACATTGATGCCGGGCGACAGGCTGACGTGCCCGGTAGTTGTCCCGCTTATTTTCACCTTTGCCTGAGCACTGTCAGGCACAGCGTTTATATAAACATTTGAAACACTGTTGTCAACTTTGGCAGAATAGGTTGTTACATCGCTGGAAAACGCCGGCGAAAGCTCAGCGCCAACTACAGTAAGTTCTTTTAAACCGGACGGGGCCTCAACGCTTCGGGTTACGTCGAGATTATAGGTTTTCGACCTGCCGTCTTCCATTGAAACAGTTATTTGTATGTGATTGGGCCCTACCGACAGCGGCAGCGTATAATTTGTCCCGTCTTGAACACGCTCACCGTTTATAGTGATGATTTGAGTATTGTCCCGCGCTGTTGGTGTAATTATAAGATTATTTACGCTGTAGTCGACTCTTGCGGTATAATTCTGTGTACGCGTGGAGAAGGCGGGGTTTAACGTACCGTCGCTTATAAGAAGCGATGAAAGGCCCGGTGAGTCTGCAGCTTTTCGGTTTATGGTAAGCGTATAATTGTTCACTATACCGCTTTGTGATATCACCGTTATTACCGCCGTATTGTCACCGACAAAAAGCGGCATGCGGTATTTTTCTCCGCTTTCGACTAACAAGCCGTTTATCAAGATTTTATCTGATTCAATCTCATCAAAAGGCGTTAATTCAATTACAGAAATGTCGCTGTCAACATTTGCAGAATATGAGGTCTGTAACGATGAAAATGAGGGGCTTAATTTGCCGGCACTGATTTCAAGATCTTGAAGAGTCCCCGATTCCGGCATCTTTCTATTAATTATCAGGATATATGTTGTTGAAGCGCCGGTTTCATTTGCTGCCGTAATCCAAATAATATTTTCGCCGTAATCGAGGTCGATGGTATAGCCGCTGCCGCTTTGAACGATGTTGTTGTTTATTGTAATAACTTTTGTGCCGATATTCCCTGTTGGCGTTATGTCAACCGTCTTTATTTTGCTTTCAACTATCGCCGTATAAATAGTTTTATTAGGTGAAAAAGAGGGGCTTAACGTCCCAACGCTCAGTTTCAATCCGGACAGTGCCGGAGGCGGCATTTCTTCTCGCACGACATTGAGAACATAAGTTCTTGTACTGCAGTCAGCCGCAAATAGTGTGATAGCTATGACATTATTGCCTATTGACAGCGGAACACTTACAGTGCTGCCGTTTTCCACCAAGGTATTA
This DNA window, taken from [Clostridium] cellulosi, encodes the following:
- a CDS encoding hypothetical protein (Family membership); the protein is MMSNNYDFVKTDELNTAVINPDTGFWMILNSTALNIFKLYVEGKNEKEIVRLLSSHYGIPKDIIQQDVALCLDNIKREISKYNTAYNKKGENNGFNRQLTIHITNSCNLNCPYCFKDANHISKRKNLLSVADLYNAISVAIEQGFGEIVLTGGEPTIRTDFEEMLDQLSVFKSKAKFSLVTNGTTMLKDTVIDKMCSFFDSIQISLDSFDEEKNSVTRGKGSLAKISSFVNQLKRNGYKNFYYACTPYTEGMKYPSTVQDLPMMLRYAANTGSMGLYVNHLKPDGRMQVDDYLNFNEESFWSSVDKMYDEFSILYKAGFNKKDLGIDFTCAVAGDYAHIASQNTHSPNCGLGINELALDSDGNVYPCSALIFDEFIQGNIFNENFGDIIVRTREKFNQLTVDKIEKCNGCSLRMICGGGCRAMAYYIKGDLNKCDPNCDSCRKRILKWMNMTLISTANSLKDRK
- the rbr3A gene encoding Reverse rubrerythrin-1 (High confidence in function and specificity) codes for the protein MKKWVCPVCGYVYEGENPPEKCPQCGAPGEKFTEKKEDAMEWADEHKIGVAKGIDPQVIEGLKANFTGECSEVGMYLAMSRQADREGYPEVAEAYKRIAFEEAEHAAKFAELLGEVVLPDTKKNLEMRVEAEYGACKGKKDLATLAKKLGYDAIHDTVHEMCKDEARHGKAFKGLLDRYFK
- a CDS encoding hypothetical protein (Family membership) translates to MRITQEGDYALRVVLYLYRYGMGKRIEAKAISSHENVPQRFLLKLLRKLAAAGIIESYKGYGGGYAITRPPETVSILDVLEAIEGPVIINKCLGDESACNAGRAKTCQMHKALESVQNKLIKELSAINFKKLLNQNFK
- a CDS encoding putative membrane protein (Hypothetical protein) produces the protein MNKLERILFVSVLLFLFYCGLSDSMALNDQTKLKDADLTQIYIDCGSLSPEFNTEETNYTLYLDKRENITIIAFAVSQNAVIEINGVSCKSGYPCTISMDEYDDALYINVTAGSAQRHYTIRLVFNTQNLPALKGLTLSAGSLDPEFNPDVTCYSVTVPYIIDNLQVTPIANEVVDCISINNTLVENGSTVSVPLSIGNNVIAITLFAADCSTRTYVLNVVREEMPPPALSGLKLSVGTLSPSFSPNKTIYTAIVESKIKTVDITPTGNIGTKVITINNNIVQSGSGYTIDLDYGENIIWITAANETGASTTYILIINRKMPESGTLQDLEISAGKLSPSFSSLQTSYSANVDSDISVIELTPFDEIESDKILINGLLVESGEKYRMPLFVGDNTAVITVISQSGIVNNYTLTINRKAADSPGLSSLLISDGTLNPAFSTRTQNYTARVDYSVNNLIITPTARDNTQIITINGERVQDGTNYTLPLSVGPNHIQITVSMEDGRSKTYNLDVTRSVEAPSGLKELTVVGAELSPAFSSDVTTYSAKVDNSVSNVYINAVPDSAQAKVKISGTTTGHVSLSPGINVITITVTSVDGSTKTYTLNIFRGYKTKVTVNSKSGGDRYIAQVPDYLELVDDSDNFEFLLGKDSVIISAKTLKSYKGTGNLLVVSRETQQDILNAASELTDDDCSAICGTDITIEGGTAVVGSQINAGAVISFSSKEKKYLEQGTPVVYYYDAAAGKLQNVGAVFDLDNKTVSFTAFKSGSYIFAVKLKSPSINYTVKADAKYTSTGTAKAFNVTVNRELLSYRLKNAKLMVVTTLSNGMQSYMFIPLEKDSSTVTVIIDKRAIHSEVYLISGSFDGRSIPTTYALTQYVST
- a CDS encoding hypothetical protein (High confidence in function and specificity), whose amino-acid sequence is MYNCISKSTAITYFRPQVTQTYISEYTKEDIYQLKEFHKIVLRQRLINLNSDGTVSINKKAYIIAKDKNTFQKYLQSVNEINDIIKLGIVSVNKNFEFKALPRDEITKTIYNRDKELQQNGILSDNKFDPQQHINYSFTSSLSANPLTSAMLTLTSSSSTLPTLYAFDTACQNHETLAALYNSLSAFMFPPTAYSTTVGWWVSKVREGGAWDYKSVSGYKPWNKKWNAVQRWTTSVKTSEWFGNYNYGFTGHYLFSLNILLAGGDGVSLVIHHALDDPEDKAAVKQGYNEYA
- the prfC gene encoding Peptide chain release factor 3 (High confidence in function and specificity), with the translated sequence MSSDNTLLNEINRRRTFAIISHPDAGKTTLTEKLLLYGGAIRLAGAVKGRKAQKHAVSDWMEIEKQRGISVTSSVMQFEYEGFHINILDTPGHQDFSEDTYRTLVAADSAVMLIDGAKGVEAQTIKLFHVCRMRGIPIFTFINKMDRFCKDPFELMEEIENTLGIRSCPMNWPIGNGVDFKGVYNRSKAQIELFENSGHGQNIVASEVGSVGDEHFREVIGDKLYDKLCEDIELLDMAGDPFDLEKVKRGELTPLYFGSAMTNFGVQPFLEDFLRLAPPPSAHKSDIGEIAPDSDEFSGFIFKIQANMNPAHRDRIAFMRICSGKFEKDMMVKQMRTGKTIKLSQPQQFLAQDRNAVEEAYAGDIIGLFDPGIFKIGDTLCSPKLNFNFEGIPMFPAEHFANVSIKDAMKRKQFLKGMEQISQEGAIQLFKRPDAAYETLIVGVVGVLQLEVLEYRLKNEYGVNIIIERLPFTYARWTEPGNLTPDQLGFTGDAMLVTDQYQRQVVLFANQWIMNRIENNNPDIKFLEIPPVYKE
- a CDS encoding putative membrane protein (Hypothetical protein); amino-acid sequence: MSSEVYISPVVAGPSPDISNDTNKCVVGQNCSTGFATIVIVGGGVLVAVAVYCPPAVVVATVAT
- a CDS encoding putative secreted protein (Hypothetical protein); protein product: MSRIAKFISGVVISSVLLCTIASAKVPPSHISDRR
- a CDS encoding putative membrane protein (Hypothetical protein) encodes the protein MKYFARLNLMALLYGFALFAQTELMVNAYRLERITHWFSFAINGIAVLILFVLFTIALCVLTKKYLDKRKMRYILLILWLPYYVILTFLFSCLFPMTNRADEPSPVLGLILIGIWIAYPLYIAVINLIFPRKSIPQ
- a CDS encoding peptidase S11 D-alanyl-D-alanine carboxypeptidase 1 (High confidence in function and specificity), encoding MKSKLVVTMAFSMLFTYITASSGAALISKAADPASDPSAPQITAEAAIVADADTGYIYYNKNMHQKMYPASITKILTGLVAVENGHDSDIITINGNIGEGMPSDAARIYLEDGEVITQEEALYTMFLASANDSANALALHIGGTIEKFVNMMNERAKELGAVDSHFSNPSGLPDKNNVTSAYDMAIITKKALQEPALMKYFGAKSYTMPATNKREPIAFSTLHKMMKNTIYKYEGTIAGKTGWETMSGHTLVTAAKRNGRTLICVVLKSSNGNTVYKDTRALLDYAFAKEIDTSSAQYLASPLKKVQAETTSNPIKNVPPPSSVKLNAGQKDKDMAGPAIVLICSVCLFILLISFGRKTIAIRKR